In one Colletotrichum destructivum chromosome 2, complete sequence genomic region, the following are encoded:
- a CDS encoding Putative extradiol ring-cleavage dioxygenase, class III enzyme, subunit B → MPRAPVICITHGGGPMPVLEPQMGSHGHDALNESLRTRVREILRLGTSEAPRAIVVITPHWRPEYPTVTMVDKPPICYDFEPSHPPAAWDIQYEAPGSSEVANLVYDALSAVDLKPGKDFDRGFDHGVFIPFIFISPSGEVPLISVSISSSSNPDMYSRMGQALVKLREDNIAVVGSGFASYHNVPMMRKLYFADPASEEMTEWRNKVANFNRALTDIVMTKDPGERAKSLLKWRELPSAYDVHPDNEDEHILPLFVSAGAADNSKGGFFADPFGGVEVYTFYWSE, encoded by the exons ATGCCTCGCGCTCCAGTGATTTGTATCACTCATGGCGGTG GTCCGATGCCCGTTCTTGAGCCACAAATGGGAAgccatggccatgacgcGCTTAATGAGAGCCTCCGAACCCGCGTGCGCGAAATCTTGAGATTGGGCACATCTGAAGCGCCtcgcgccatcgtcgtcatcacccCTCACTGGCGTCCCGAATATCCAACCGTAACTATGGTTGATAAGCCCCCGATCTGCTATGATTTCGAGCCGAGTCACCCGCCTGCCGCCTGGGATATCCAGTACGAGGCTCCAGGGTCCAGCGAGGTGGCCAATCTCGTCTACGACGCTCTTTCTGCAGTTGACCTGAAGCCCGGAAAAGACTTCGATAGAG GCTTCGACCACGGAGTTTTCATAcccttcatcttcatcagcCCATCAGGCGAGGTGCCTCTGATATCGGTCTCGATCTCTAGTTCCTCAAACCCTGACATGTACAGCCGGATGGGTCAGGCGCTCGTCAAACTGCGAGAGGACAACATTGCGGTTGTGGGCTCAGGTTTTGCTTCTTACCACAACGTGCCAATGATGCGAAAGCTCTACTTCGCTGATCCTGCTTCAGAGGAGATGACCGAGTGGCGCAACAAGGTCGCCAACTTCAACAGGGCTCTAACGGACATCGTGATGACAAAGGATCCCGGGGAGCGCGCCAAAAGCCTGCTGAAATGGCGGGAACTCCCATCCGCATACGACGTACACCCAGATAATGAAGATGAGCACATCCTGCCTCTGTTTGTTTCCGCTGGAGCTGCGGACAACAGCAAAGGGGGATTCTTTGCTGATCCAtttggtggtgttgaggtGTACACCTTCTACTGGAGTGAATGA